A genomic window from Cloacibacillus evryensis DSM 19522 includes:
- a CDS encoding AbgT family transporter, whose protein sequence is MTAETKKRVSLFDRFLNGVERVGNKLPHPIALFAIFAAVTAALSAIFAAMGVSATGELINRATNTVEMQTIQAISLLNKEGVVYMLTSAVKNFTNFAPLGVVLVAMLGVGVAETSGYIPTILKRTVAVTPRSLITPVVVFLGIMSNIASDAGYVVLIPIGALMFMAYGRHPMAGLAAAFAGVSGGFSANLVIGTTDPLLSGISTEAVHILDAARSVEPTSNWYFMIASTFLITIIGTIVTDYIVEPRLGKYNGKFLEGAFESNQITEKERKALRMANAALLVMTLIVVAVCLPADSFMRNPKTGSLIAGAPLMQSIIVLIMFFFLIPSVVFGYASGKFKDNKDVCGAMGKAMSSMGAYIALSFVAAQFINYFSYTHLGTIIALKGAHVIESTGIGGIPLMILFILFSAFINLFMGSASAKWTILAPVFIPMFMLLGYSPELTQVAYRIGDSTTNIITPLMSYFAMIIVFAKEYDENSGIGTLISTMLPYSIFFLIGWSLLLVVWMFFGLPLGPGAGLFM, encoded by the coding sequence ATGACAGCCGAAACAAAGAAGAGGGTTTCTCTGTTCGACCGTTTTCTCAATGGAGTTGAGCGCGTGGGCAACAAACTGCCGCATCCGATAGCGCTCTTTGCGATCTTTGCCGCCGTGACGGCGGCGCTCTCCGCGATCTTCGCGGCGATGGGCGTCTCCGCGACCGGCGAACTTATCAACCGCGCGACAAATACCGTGGAGATGCAGACGATCCAGGCGATAAGCCTGCTTAACAAGGAGGGCGTCGTCTATATGCTCACCTCGGCGGTAAAGAACTTTACGAACTTCGCCCCGCTGGGCGTCGTCCTCGTCGCCATGCTCGGCGTCGGCGTCGCCGAGACGAGCGGCTACATCCCGACGATCCTCAAGCGCACGGTGGCGGTCACGCCGCGCAGCCTCATCACGCCCGTCGTCGTCTTCCTCGGCATCATGTCCAACATAGCCTCCGACGCCGGATACGTCGTTCTCATCCCGATCGGGGCGCTGATGTTCATGGCCTACGGGCGTCATCCAATGGCCGGCCTGGCCGCCGCCTTCGCCGGCGTCTCGGGCGGCTTCTCCGCCAACCTCGTCATCGGCACCACCGACCCGCTGCTCTCCGGCATCTCGACGGAGGCCGTACACATCCTTGACGCGGCGCGTTCCGTCGAGCCGACCTCCAACTGGTACTTCATGATCGCTTCGACATTCCTCATCACGATCATCGGCACGATCGTCACAGACTACATAGTCGAGCCGCGCCTTGGCAAATACAACGGCAAATTTCTTGAGGGAGCCTTTGAATCGAACCAGATCACGGAAAAAGAGCGGAAAGCCCTTAGGATGGCGAACGCCGCGCTGCTCGTAATGACCCTGATCGTCGTGGCCGTATGCCTGCCCGCCGACTCATTCATGCGCAACCCCAAGACCGGAAGCCTTATAGCCGGCGCGCCGCTCATGCAGAGCATCATCGTGCTCATCATGTTCTTCTTCCTCATTCCCTCGGTGGTCTTCGGCTATGCCTCCGGCAAATTCAAAGACAACAAAGACGTCTGCGGCGCGATGGGCAAGGCGATGTCCTCGATGGGAGCCTACATCGCCCTTTCATTCGTGGCGGCGCAGTTCATCAACTACTTCAGCTACACGCACCTCGGCACCATCATCGCCCTAAAAGGCGCGCACGTCATCGAATCGACGGGCATCGGAGGCATCCCGCTGATGATCCTCTTCATCCTCTTCAGCGCCTTCATCAACCTCTTCATGGGTTCGGCCTCCGCGAAGTGGACCATCCTCGCGCCGGTATTCATCCCGATGTTCATGCTACTCGGCTACTCGCCGGAGCTGACGCAGGTCGCCTACAGAATAGGCGACTCGACGACGAACATCATCACGCCGCTGATGTCCTACTTCGCGATGATCATCGTCTTTGCGAAGGAATACGACGAAAACTCCGGCATCGGCACGCTGATCTCGACGATGCTGCCGTACTCGATATTCTTCCTCATCGGCTGGTCGCTGCTGCTCGTCGTCTGGATGTTCTTCGGCCTGCCGCTGGGTCCCGGCGCGGGGTTATTTATGTAA